CCTCCAGCAGGGCATGGACGCCCCGGCCTCCTTCGAGCTGTTCAGCCGCAAGCTGCCCCCGGGGCGCGGTTTCTACATCGCCGCGGGCATCGAGGCAGTGGTCGACTGGCTGACGGAGATGCGCTTTGGCGACGCGGAGCTGGACTGGATCCGGACCTGCGGACACTTCCGCGCCGGCTTGGCCGAAGAACTGGCACAGCTGCGCTTTACCGGTCACGTCGAGGCCGTGCCGGACGGCACCATCCTCTTCCCCCAGGAGCCGATCCTGCGTGTGACCGCCCCGCTGCCCGAGGCCCAGCTGATCGAGAGCCGGGTCATGAACCTAGTCCACCTGCACAGCCTGCTCACCAGCAAGGCCGCCCGCGCGGTACTGGCCGCCGGGGGCGGCAGCCTGGTGGACTTCGGCATGCGCCGCGCCCACGGCGCCGAGGCCGCCATGGCCGCTGCACGCAGCACCTGGATCGCCGGCTACGCCGGCACCGCCACCTGTCTGGCCGGCGCCCGGTACGACATCCCCACCGTGGGCACAATGGCCCACTCCTACGTGCTCGCCTTCGACCGCGAGATCGACGCCTTCCGCGCCTTCGCCACCGCCCATCCGCGGAACGTGGTGCTGCTGATCGACACCTACGACACCGCCGACGGGGCTCGGAAGACGGTCCAGCTTGCCCGGGAGGGCCACCCCGTCCACGGCGTGCGCATCGACAGCGGCGACCTCGGGGCCGAAGCCAGACGCGTGCGCCGCATCCTGGACGAGGGTGGGCTGGAGCAGGTGCGCATCCTGGTCAGCGGTGACCTGGATGAGTATGCCATCGCCCGCCTGCGCGCCGACGCAGCCCCCATCGACGGTTTCGGCCTGGGCACACGGATGGACACCGCCGCCGATCAGCCCCACCTGGACATGGCGTACAAGCTACAGGAGTATCGCGGCGTTGCCCGGCGCAAACGCTCCGTGGGGAAGATGCACTGGCCGGGCCGCAAGCAGGTCCGGCGGCGCTTCGTCGATGGTGTGGCCGCCGGCGACACCCTCTGCCTGGCCGAGGAGGAGCTGCCCGGGGCGCCATTGCTCACCGAAGTCATGGACGGCGGCCAGCGTACCCGCTCCCCGGAGGGCACCGCCGCCATCCGCGAGCGGGTGCGGGAGGGGCTCGCCGCCCTGCCCGAGGCCTGCCGCGCGCTGGAGGCGGAGCCGGACCTCTACCCTGTGGAGGTCTCCACCCGGCTGCGCGCCTGCGCCGAGGCCACGGACCGCCAGCGCCACTAGCCGGAGTCCCCCGTCCCGCGCATGCCCTCAAGCAGATCGCTGAGGGCGAATCCGTAGCGCTCGGCGATGGCTTTCAGCTCGCGCCGCGCCTGGACGATGTTCTCCCGGCGACGGCGCTCGATCTCGCGTTCCACATCCTTGCGCAGGTCGCGCAACTGCTCCACCGAGTACCTGGACAGATCCTCCATCACGCTCCCTTTCGGCCCGATACGCCCATCACGGATTGAGCAGGAAATGGCTCCAGCCGTCCGGTCGGTGCTCGTATCGCTCGCGCTGATGCAGGCGTCCGTCACCGGCCGACCAGAGTTCGATACTGGACGGGATTATACGGTAACCGGACCAGTGCGGGGGACGCGGCACCCGCTCCGGGAAGCGCGACTCGACCTCCTCCAGGCGGGCCTCCAGCTCGTGACGGCTGGCCAGCGGGTCGGACTGATGCGAGGCCCACGCTCCCAGCTGGCTGAGCCGCTCCCGCTGCGCCCAGTAGTGGTCCGCCTCACTCGCACTCACCGCTGCTACCACGCCGCGAATCTCGACCTGCTCGTAGAGGGGCTGGAAATGGAAGCACAGCGCCGCGCGGGGATTGGCCGCCAGGTGCTGCCCCTTGCGGCTGTTGCGATTGGTGTAGAACACGGCGCCCTGGTGGTCCAGCTGTTTGAGCAACACCGTCCGCGCCGCCGGCCAGCCGTCGGGGCCGACCGTCGCCAGAACGCCGGCGGTAGGCTCCGGCAGGTCCGTGGCCCGGGCCCGCTCCAGCACCTGGTGCACCCGGCTCAGCGCCTCCTGGTAGATCGTGTCCGAATCCATCCCCGGTTCACTCATTGGGTTCGACCCTCAACGTCAGTCCCTCCTTGCTGACCACCCGCACCCGCTGACCGCTACGCACCGGGCGGACCGCCACGGCATTCCAGCGCTCGCCGGCGTAGCGCACATGGCCCGTGGCATCGAAAGCCTCCTCGGCGATGGCCTCGGCATCGATCAGCTCATCGGCCCCGCCGAGCTTCGGCCGTCGCCACGCCCGAGCGGCCATGGTGGCCACCCCGGTGAAGACGATCAGGCTAGCGACCGTAAACCCGGCGATCAGGCCGATCGAGACCTGGAAGGCCTCGAGATCGGTATCGAACAGCATGATCGAACCGAGCACAAAGGCAACGGCTCCACCGATGCCCATGATCCCGAAACTGGGCATGAACGCCTCGGCGATCATGAAGGCGATCCCCAGCCCGATCAGCCCCAACCCGGCGTAGGTGATCGGCAGGGCCTGGAAGGCGTAAAGCGCCAGCAGCAGGCTGATGCCGCCGAGCACCCCCGGCACCAGGGAGCCGGGATTGATCAGCTCGAAGATGATGCCGTAGATCCCGACCAGCATCAGGATATAGGCCACGTTGGGATTGGTGATCACCGCCAGCAGGCGGTTGCGCCAATCCGGCTCGAGCAGCTCCACCTCCAGACCGGCGGTCTCGATGGCGCGCTCGCCCACCGGGAACTTGACCACCATGCCGTCGGCCTTGGCGAGGAGTTCGTCCACGTCCTCGGCGACAAAGTCGATCACCCCCAGCTCGGCCGCCTCGCTGGCCGAGGCGCTCACCGACTCGCGCACCGCCTTCTCCGCCCACTCGGCGTTGCGCCCGCGCAGCTCGGCCAGGCCCTTGATGTAGGAGACCGCGTCCTCAATGATCTTGCGCTCCATGGCATCCGGGCGCTCGTCCGCCCGCTCTTCCGCCGGCTCGTCCTCGTCGCGGGCTTCCTCGTCGTCGTCCTCGCCGAGCAGATCCTGGAGTTCGTCGAAGCCCTCGCCGTCGCGCTCCTCGTCGTCCCCGCCGGGGAAGATCCCACCACCGCCACCGCCGATCTGCACCGGCGTGGCCGCACCCAGGTTGGTTGCCGGCGCCATGGCCGCAACATGGGAGGCGTAGAGGATGTAGGTCCCGGCACTCGCCGCCCGGGAACCACTGGGCGCGACATAGGTGGCCACGGGGATTTCGCTGGCGAGGATCTCGCTGATGATGTCGCGCATGGCGTCATCGAGGCCGCCCGGGGTGTTCATGCGCAGGATGACCAGCCTGGCGCCGCGCTCCTGCGCCTCGGCGAGGCCGCGGACGATATAGTCGGTGGTTGCCGGGCCGATGGGCCCCTTGACCTCGAGCATCAGCGCCGTACCGGCCGCTTCCTCATCGGCGTCCGGCGTTGTCTCGGCACTGCCCAGCGGCACGGCCGAGAGGAAGTAGGCGAGCAGGACGGCAAGCAGACGTCGAATCCACATGGCCAGGCACACCTCCAGAAAGCGGCGAGGGCCGACAAGCCCTCGCCGCCTGTCCGATCAACGCGCCTTGAGCGCGGCGAGGATCTCGTCCCGCACCGTCTCCACGGGCCGCTGCCCGTCGACGGTGATGTAGGCGGGCGCATCGGCACCACCCTTTTGCGCCCACTGGGAATAGTAGTCGACCAGCGGCCGAGTCTGCTCGTGATACACCGAAAGGCGGTGGCGGACGGTTTCCTCGCGATCGTCATCGCGCTGGACCAGGTCTTCGCCGGTGACGTCGTCCTTGCCCTCTTCGCGGGGCGGATTGTGCTTGATGTGGTAGACCCGCCCGGAACCGGGATGGACGCGCCGCCCGGCCATCCGATCGACGATCTCCTCGTCGGGCACCTGGATCTCGACCACGGCATCGATGCCGATCCCCTGCTCGTTCAGGCCATCCGCCTGGGCGATCGTCCGCGGGAAACCATCGAACAGGAAGCCGTTGCCGCAGTCTGGCTGAGCGACCCGCTCCTCGATCAGGCCAAGGATGATATCGTCCGACACGAGGCCACCCTCATCCATGATCTTCTTGGCCTGCTGCCCGAGCGGGGTGCCGGCCTTGACGGCGGCGCGCAGCATGTCACCGGTGGAGATCTGAGGGATGCCGAAGGCCTCACAGATATGGGCAGCCTGCGTACCTTTCCCGGCGCCCGGAGGGCCTAATAGAATGAGCCGCATTGATTCACCTCGTATATCGTTTAGTGGGATATGCCGTCGAGGCCGAGGGGCCTGCGACACGAACGCAAACGAACAAGAAGACGAAAGGCTGATGAGACGGCACGTATGCAGAGTCGCCGCGGTGGCGATGTTGGGCGCGAGCGTATCACCGGCCCTGGCCACCTGCAATGACGCGCCCGCCCCCGGCGTCAACTGGTTCAACTGCGACCTGAGCGAGGCACAGCTCGCCGGTGAGGACCTAGAGGGGGCGGTACTCGGACGCAGCCGACTGGAAGGGGCCAACCTGGAGGGGGCCCACCTGCGGCGGGCAGACCTGACCAGTGTCAGCGCCGCCGGCGTCAACCTGCGCGACGCCAACCTGTCGCGGGCCCGGCTGAGCTCCGGGGATTTTACCGACGCCGACCTCTCGGGCAGCGACCTGCGAGACGCCCGGGCAGGCCGCGCCGATTTTGAGGGTGCCCGGCTCGACGGCGCCATCGCCACCGGTATCGACCTCAACAGCGCCCGCATGCGCGGCGCCAGCCTGCAGGACGCCGATCTGAGCGGTGCCTCGCTGCGGCGCACGGGCCTGCGCGAGCTGCAGGCAGCGAGGGCGAAGCTGGCCGGGGCCGATCTCAACGGC
The nucleotide sequence above comes from Halorhodospira halophila. Encoded proteins:
- a CDS encoding nicotinate phosphoribosyltransferase; this encodes MEPAHSPLLTDLYQLTMVDSYLQQGMDAPASFELFSRKLPPGRGFYIAAGIEAVVDWLTEMRFGDAELDWIRTCGHFRAGLAEELAQLRFTGHVEAVPDGTILFPQEPILRVTAPLPEAQLIESRVMNLVHLHSLLTSKAARAVLAAGGGSLVDFGMRRAHGAEAAMAAARSTWIAGYAGTATCLAGARYDIPTVGTMAHSYVLAFDREIDAFRAFATAHPRNVVLLIDTYDTADGARKTVQLAREGHPVHGVRIDSGDLGAEARRVRRILDEGGLEQVRILVSGDLDEYAIARLRADAAPIDGFGLGTRMDTAADQPHLDMAYKLQEYRGVARRKRSVGKMHWPGRKQVRRRFVDGVAAGDTLCLAEEELPGAPLLTEVMDGGQRTRSPEGTAAIRERVREGLAALPEACRALEAEPDLYPVEVSTRLRACAEATDRQRH
- a CDS encoding H-NS histone family protein codes for the protein MEDLSRYSVEQLRDLRKDVEREIERRRRENIVQARRELKAIAERYGFALSDLLEGMRGTGDSG
- the pdxH gene encoding pyridoxamine 5'-phosphate oxidase, translated to MSEPGMDSDTIYQEALSRVHQVLERARATDLPEPTAGVLATVGPDGWPAARTVLLKQLDHQGAVFYTNRNSRKGQHLAANPRAALCFHFQPLYEQVEIRGVVAAVSASEADHYWAQRERLSQLGAWASHQSDPLASRHELEARLEEVESRFPERVPRPPHWSGYRIIPSSIELWSAGDGRLHQRERYEHRPDGWSHFLLNP
- a CDS encoding NfeD family protein, which codes for MWIRRLLAVLLAYFLSAVPLGSAETTPDADEEAAGTALMLEVKGPIGPATTDYIVRGLAEAQERGARLVILRMNTPGGLDDAMRDIISEILASEIPVATYVAPSGSRAASAGTYILYASHVAAMAPATNLGAATPVQIGGGGGGIFPGGDDEERDGEGFDELQDLLGEDDDEEARDEDEPAEERADERPDAMERKIIEDAVSYIKGLAELRGRNAEWAEKAVRESVSASASEAAELGVIDFVAEDVDELLAKADGMVVKFPVGERAIETAGLEVELLEPDWRNRLLAVITNPNVAYILMLVGIYGIIFELINPGSLVPGVLGGISLLLALYAFQALPITYAGLGLIGLGIAFMIAEAFMPSFGIMGIGGAVAFVLGSIMLFDTDLEAFQVSIGLIAGFTVASLIVFTGVATMAARAWRRPKLGGADELIDAEAIAEEAFDATGHVRYAGERWNAVAVRPVRSGQRVRVVSKEGLTLRVEPNE
- the adk gene encoding adenylate kinase; translated protein: MRLILLGPPGAGKGTQAAHICEAFGIPQISTGDMLRAAVKAGTPLGQQAKKIMDEGGLVSDDIILGLIEERVAQPDCGNGFLFDGFPRTIAQADGLNEQGIGIDAVVEIQVPDEEIVDRMAGRRVHPGSGRVYHIKHNPPREEGKDDVTGEDLVQRDDDREETVRHRLSVYHEQTRPLVDYYSQWAQKGGADAPAYITVDGQRPVETVRDEILAALKAR
- a CDS encoding pentapeptide repeat-containing protein, which gives rise to MLGASVSPALATCNDAPAPGVNWFNCDLSEAQLAGEDLEGAVLGRSRLEGANLEGAHLRRADLTSVSAAGVNLRDANLSRARLSSGDFTDADLSGSDLRDARAGRADFEGARLDGAIATGIDLNSARMRGASLQDADLSGASLRRTGLRELQAARAKLAGADLNGADLEGANLSGAEMRQVDLRDANLVDVDFTDADLGRADLRGADLSGAEFTEARLGSTLWTDGRRCRPTSVGECQ